The sequence TCGTTTTGCGAGCCTATCGGTCATCGTCAGGAAGGAGGCGATTACCAGGAGTCGTGGCAACCACAAGCCATGTCTCAAAAGGCACTGACAGAAGCGCAACACATAGCAAAAACTGTTGTGGAAGCACTTGGCGGCCGCGGTTTATTTGGCGTAGAATTTTTTGTGAAAAACGATACCGTTTATTTCAGCGAGCTTTCGCCACGTCCGCACGATACCGGAATGGTAACAATGATTTCGCAGGATTTGAGCGAATTTGCCCTGCACGTGCGGGCGATTCTTGGTTTGCCTATTCCAAACATCGAATTTCACGGACCATCGGCAAGTAGCGTGATTATGGTAAAAGGAGAATCGAAACAAGTGGCTTTTTCTAACCTCACAGAAGTTTTGAGTGAGCCGGATACGCAGTTGCGTTTATTTGGTAAACCAGAAGTTAAAGGCGAACGCCGGATGGGAGTTTGCCTGGCACGAGCCAACTCGGTGGAAGAAGCAAGAGATAAAGCCAATAAGGCAAGTAGTTCTGTTCTAGTTCAGCTCTAGAACAACTCTGATAAATAAAATAAAGAACGGCCTTGTTTCTCAAGGCCGTTTTTTATTGGTTTAGATCAAAGTCTGCCTTTTCTATTTTGTAGTCCGATAAACCTGTTGCAGATCTTTAACGTTTGACAGAGGAACCAACTTAAACTCATAACTGTACGCTTTTTCCAGCAAACGGTACTTTTCAATAGGTCGCGCGTTGATCGACCACGAATCGTTACCACCAACACCGGCCATATTATGGCTGATATTCACTGTTAAAGCATCAGCTTTTTCCAATTCTGTCGGGTGTTGCGCTTCATAAATATTCTCGGCAGTGTATGGCCAAACAGAAGTTTGTAGGGGAGTTTCTCCCAGCACCATCATTCCTGAATTATTACTGGTAAGTGCCAGCCAGCGTACACAAGTGTGGTTACTGCTTTCCTGTGGTTTGGTATAGTTGTAGTAGAAATCATCCACATTTCCCTTGTAAATCGCTACATCGGCACCGCCATTTCTGTCTGAATAATTTTCAAAAGGTCCTTTACCATAAAAGCTCATTTGTTGCAAACTGGTTGATACGCCCATACTCATTCCGATACGAATTGGTTCCGGCATTTCTTCCGGAATGGAGAGATCAAATTTTACATCCACAGTTCCATCGTTGGCAAAAGAGTAATTCAACTTTAAGCTCAACTCCTCGTAGCCTAATTCTACATAAATATTTGCCGACGAAGCATCAGCATTCATAGCATTCACGCTTAGCATTCCGGGAAGATCTTTCCATATTGGGATGCGTTGTTGTGCTCTCCAGCCGCGTTCATCATTGTCGGTTAATGGCCGCCAGAAATAAGGTTTCAATTCAGATGTAACCAGCTGTTCACTTCCTTTTTGGTAGCTAACAATCAAACCAGTTGTTTTACTGATTTCAACTTTAAATCCTTTACCTGTAACGGAGATCAGATCATCGGTTTCGCTGAATTCCGGATTGGCCATTTTATTTTCTTTTTTAGTAAGAGCAACTGTTTCAACCGGAAGTTTGAATTGTTGTTTCGCCAACTCATGACCGGCTTCTGCCCAGTTCTTATCTTCTTTCAACTGAACACTGATACGCAGCCAGTATTCCACGTTTGCTTTTGGCTTAATAGTTTCAAAAGGAATTTCAACCACTTTGCTGGCTCCCGGATTCAGGCTCAAGCCATCCAGTATTCCCGATTGAATCTCTGTAGCATCTTCGCTTAAAGTCCAGCTCACATTGTATTCATTCAGGTTCGCAAAATTAAAACGACTGAGCACGCGTACTAAACCTTTTTCCAGATCAACAGCAGTAATTTGTAACGGTTGCATCACATATTTTGCTTCCCATGTTTGTGGTTTTGGTGTGCGGTCGGATGCAATTACTCCGTTCATACAGAAATTATTGTCGTTTGGCATGTCGCCAAAATCGCCACCATAAGCAAAAAATTCTTTACCGTTCTCATCGGTTGTCAGCACTCCCTGATCGATCCAGTCCCAAATAAATCCACCAATTAGGTTCGGGTAGCTGTGCATTAAATCCCAGTATTCCTGAAAATTCCCCAGCGAGTTACCCATAGCATGAGCATACTCGCATTCCATAATCGGGCGACTGATATACGGACTTTTTGCCAGTGCTTCTAAATCCTCGAGATTGGCGTACATTCGGCTGATCACATCCACATAAAGAGGATCGGTAGGATTGGCGGTTCGTCCTTTTTTCCGGAATTCTTCTGAGCCATAAGCTGTATAGTCCGGGTGCTCCGCTTGTCCCTGCGCTCCTTCGTAATGGATAAAACGTGTAGGATCAAAATCTTTCACCCAACCGGCAGCCCCGGCGTGGTTTGGTCCTGAACCCGACTCATTCCCAAGCGACCAGCCAATAATCGAAGGGTGGTTTTTATCGCGCTCCACCATACGAACTACACGGTCCTGAAATGCCATGTGCCATTCCGATTGATTAGTTAGGTAACCCATTAAACCATGTGTTTCAATATTGGCTTCATCAAGCACATAAAGTCCGTACTTATCGCACATATCGTAGAAATACGGATCGTTAGGGTAGTGACTGGTGCGGACCGCATTAAAATTAAAGCGTTTCATCAGCAACACATCGTTCTCCATATCTTCGTGTGTAACCGATTTGCCGCGCAGATGGTCGTGATCGTGGCGGTTAACACCATACAATTTTATAGATTTTCCGTTTACATAAAGCTGTCCGTTTTTTGTCTCTATTTCGCGGAAACCGATTTTGGCAGAACGTGATTCAACAACATTTCCCTCTGCATCTTTCAGCGAAAGAACCACCGTATAAAGTGTTGGTTTTTCAGCCGACCATAGCTCTGGGCTGGTGATCTTTTCTTCCAGAAGTCCGAAATACACGTTGTCGCGTTGCGGGTATCCTTCGTAAATTATATCGTTAACATCTTTGGTGATCGGCTCTGTTAAAACCTTATTGTTTTGCGGGCAATACAATTCAGCTTCCAGTGTCCAGCCTTTTGTGTCCACATCGGATCCGCGTGTTAATGTTGGCCGTATTTGTAAAAGAGCATCCTGGTAATTGGCATCCAAACGGGTTCGCACAAAAAAGTCTTCAATAGCCACTTTGGGTTGAGCCATTACCATTACTTCGCGGTGAATGCCGCTCATGCGCCAGTGGTCCTGGTCTTCCAGGTAACTGCCGTCGCACCAACGGAAAACCTGAACAGCAACTTTATTCTCGCCTGGCTTTACAAATTCTGTGATATCAAATTCGGCCGGTAAACGACTGTCCTGGCTGTAACCCACTTTTTGTTCGTTTACATAAACAAACATAGCCGAACTCACACCACCAAAGTGCAATACAATTTTTTTGTCGTTCCAATCTTCCGGAATGGTAAACGAGCGAACATATGATCCAACCGGATTATCACGTGTAATATAAGGTGGATTAGGAACTACTTTTGAAGCCACATCAGTATAAAACCTGCGATAGAGTTCTTCCATTGAAAGCCCTTCCGGCACATCGTAATTTTTTTTATACCAGGCAATCGGATCTTTCTCAACCTCGGCAGGTAGTTGCGGACGGAAAGGATAACCGGCGTTTACATAAATCAGTGTGCCGTAGCCTTCCATTTCCCAGTTCGACGGAACTTCAATGTCATTCCAGCCGGAAACATCCTGCTTATAGAAATCCAACGGGCGGTCTTCCGACTTTTCAACAAAGTTGAACTTCCAGGTTCCATTCAGCGAGATCATTCTTGAAGTTTGGCGATCGCATTTCAGGGCGTCGTCAGCAGATTTGTAGGAGTAGGAAGTGGCTCTTCCGGGAAGTTTATTTTTTGCAATGTAGGCAGGATCTTCCCAAATATTGTTTTGGGCAAACAGGGTAGAGGTAAACAAGACGAGTACCAGTGTGAGCAATTTTTTCATATTAACAGAATTAAATTCGTTATCATTATTCAGGACGGTAAAAAACAGGTTTATACCTATAATTTTTTGATGATTTGGGCGCTTGTTCGAAGATGTATCGGTTATTTGAAAATGCGGCGTTCATTCAACGCGTCACGGTATTTTTTTGCATTCCGGTTATGCTGACTCAGTGTTCGTGCAAAATTGTGGTACCCCGAAAAATCTTCGCGGGCGCACATGTAAAGGTAGTTGTGGTCTTCATAGTTCAACACTGCATCAATCGAGGTGATTTCAGGAAAACAAATTGGCCCCGGTGGCAAACCCGCGTATTTGTAAGTGTTGTAGGGCGAATCGATTTCGAGGTGTTTGTTCAAAACCCGTTTAATGGAGTAATCGCCAACGGCATATTTTATGGTAGGATCGGCTTGCAGTGCAATACCTTTATTCAGGCGGTTGATATAAAGGCCAGCAACTGTTTTTAGCTCGTCGGGTTTTATGGTTTCCGACTGAACGATGGAGGCCAGTGTTACAACTTGTTGTGGAGTTAATCCCATTTTAGCAGCCTGCTTTGTGCGGGTGTCGTTCCAAAAGCGGTCGTACTCCGTTTTCATTCGTTCAGCAAACTCTTCGGCCGATGTGGTCCAATACATTTCATAAGTGTTCGGAATAAACATGGCGCGGAAGTTTTCGTCAGTAAACCCCCAGTCTCTAATCTGCTGTTCATTTGAAAATAAACTCAATATCGAAGTAGAATCGGCTTTGATATATTTGCTTACTTTTCCGGCCAGTTCCTCTTTAAAACGAACATTATTAAAGGTAATATCAACCGGCGATTGCGCACCGCTGCGGAGCATATTCACCAATTCGTTGGTGTTCATTCCTTTTTTTAGTTCGTATCGTCCGGGGCGCATGTAGTCGGCATATTTTTTCTTTTTAGCCACCCATTTAAAGGCTTTCATGTTGGTTAAAACCTCGTTGGTTTCAAGTTTCTCGCTAATACTTTTAATATCATCATCTTCGGTAACCAGAATTACATAATCGATTTTTACATTTTCTTCAAAAATATAACGGTAAAGCTGATATCCCCGCGCTCCGACAAGGATAAAGGCAATGGCAAAAAATATAATAATGAATTTTCCAACTCGCGGGAAAGTCATGGCACGGCTTTTCTGATCAATCGACATAGTTCTAATTTGAATTCTGCTTCAAAGATAAAATTCTTTCAGATAGGAGAGAAAGATTGATTTTAGAGATTGAAAAAAGATTGATTTCAAGATTGGAAGAGATTGCATTTTTTGCTGAATTTCAGTAAATTGTGTATCAAATAAAACTCAGGTACACAATGACGAATCAAAACTGGCTTGATTACAAAGTTCAAATTCGTGACAGGCTAAAACAATTTGCACTAAAAATTTTAGAATTATCAGAAATGCTTCCAACATCAGAACGGGGTAGAGTGTTAAATAGACAGTTAATTCGGTCGGGCACTTCTGTTTATGCTAATTATAGAGCAGCATTAAGAGGTAGGTCGAAGGCAGAGTTCTTTTCAAAACTTTCAATTGTGGTTGAAGAGGCCGATGAAACTGAAATGTGGCTTGACCTGATAATTAGTTCCGGAATATTAACGACCTTGTTTATTAATGACTTGCATAAAGAAAGTATCGAGCTTCTAAAAATTCTGGCTTCAATGCGAAAAAGACTTTCCCGCTAGAGCGATCAATCTTGAAATCAATCTTTTTTCAATCTCTATCAATCTTGTTTACCTAACATTCCCTTAACCCATATTCTAAATAAGGGCAGTAGAAAATTATTTTATACGTCATCAGCCTAAATTCACTAATTTTGTGCGTGTTTTGAAAAAATTGATATAAAACTGAAAATTATGCTACAAGTAAATCTTGCAGAAGATATTTATTATTTGGGATTTAACGACCGCCGTACTCACTTGTTCGAGAACATCTGGCCAATACCTCACGGGGTTTCGTATAACAGTTATTTGATTGTTGATGAAAAAATTGCGCTGGTTGACACCGTTGAGCGTGCTTTTATCGACGATTACCTGGATGCCATTGAAGAAATTATTGGCGAGCGCGAGGTGGATTACCTGATCATTAACCACATGGAGCCCGACCACTCGGGAGCCCTAAAAGCCATCGTTCACCGTTACCCGAATATTACGCTTGTAGGTAATAAAAAGACTTTTGGTTTTGTAGAGTCGTATTACATGAAACCGGTAAATGTGCATATGGTACACGACGATCATGTGCTTGACCTTGGAAAACACAAGTTGCAATTCCAGATGATTCCAATGGTACACTGGCCTGAAACAATGGTGACTTACGAAGAAACCAACCAGATCCTGTTCTCGGGTGATGCTTTTGGTAGTTACGGAACAATGGACGGTGGTATTTTCGACGATGAAATTAACCTCGATTTCTACGAAGTGGAAGTGATGCGTTACTTCACCAATATCGTTGGTAAATATTGTCCGCACACGCAGCGTGCCATTAAAAAACTGGCCGGAATTGATATTAAAATGATTGCGGCAACACACGGTCCGATTTGGCGCAGCGATCTGGACTGGATTTTAAAACGTTACAACAAGTGGAGTTCATATGATCTTGATCGCGGGGTGGTTATCGTTTACGGATCGATGTACGGAAACACCAAAAAAATGGCCGAAACTATCGCTCGTCAGATTGCAGTACGCGGTATCAAAAACATCCGTGTTTACGATGCTTCAAAAACACACTCGTCGTACATCATCAACGACATTTTTAAATACAAAGGATTTATTGTAGGTAGTGCGGCTTATAACAATGCGATGTTCCCGAATGTGGAAACTCTGCTTACAACCATCGAACACATGGCACCGAAAGACCACCTACTTGGTATTTTTGGTAACTACTCGTGGAACGGTGGCGGCGTGAAAAACCTGAAAACTTTTGCCGAAAAAATTAAATGGGATATGGTTTACGAACCGATCGAAGAAAAAGGCAATATGAAAGTTCAAACTCAGGAGGAGTTGATTAAATTGGCTGACGCAATGGCTGATAAACTACTTGAAATGCCTGCTCCTGAAAAGATGTAATTCTTTTTATCAGATAAATTAAAAGCTGCTCTTCGGGGTGGCTTTTTTTCTGAAAGTCACTTTGGTAAAAACAAAAAAGTTCACGCAGAGTAGATCATTAAGTTTTCGCAAAGCACGCAAAACAGATGCTATACCTTTGCGAATTTTGCGCTTCTTCTTTTCTTTGCGTGAAACAATATTGATGTCCTTTCATCCCTGTTGGTGATTCCATAAATCATGAATGTTTTTTATACTTGTTATTTAATTAGAAGTATCGCAATTCTGTTCATATCTCCCGGGTTGTTGGCCACCACATTAATTTCCATGCCGGCATTTTGTACGGTTTGGTACACATCAACAGCAAAACTTTCGGGACTTGGCCGTGCGTTTCTTTTGTCGTGACAATCGAGGCGATTACCCGAACAATCATTACACAGTGTGCAACAGGTTTGGTTTAGCAGAAAAACTTTTGGATAGTTCATCAGAAAAACGGCACGTTCAATGCCCAAAAGTTTGTTGGTCATTTCTCGCGACCAGTCGGATGGATAGGCATCTTTATCGGCAAATTTATTCAGCTTTATAATTAGTGCGCTTTTGTATTCTGAAAAGAAACGCTCGCACTCGCTTACCGACGGTGTATTTGGCGGGCACGAACCAAGACCGTAATCGCTGCAGCCAAAATAACATTTTACCCGTACCCACTGTGCCACAACAATTTCTTTCGGATCGATCCATTTGTAATCGGTAAGTTCCTGTTTTTCGAGTAGCGCTTCTATTTGGTTTTTGTTAGTCATTGTTTATTGGTTTGATTGATTAATGCCGCAATGTTATAAGTTGCTTTTCTTTATTTCTTTTGTGTCTAAGTCAATATAATAGTCGTGATTTTTGACATAAGCAGTATTTGGATATTCGAATTCAAAATACAATTTTCGTCTATTTACTTTTTTGAACAAGATCCCATCGAATGTAAATGTTACAGGTATTGGCATTTTTATAACACTCAGTTTTTCGTCTATGAAATGCAAACTTTGCCAGTTCGAAACGTAGAAGGTATTTGTTTCATTATCTGCGTAAATATCTACAATGCGCGGAATGTCTATATCTATCAATTTTTCCCTTTTTAAGATATCGATGATGATACCGTGTCCTCCTGAAACAATACATGCAATTCCTTTTTCCGGCAAGACGGCCTGGCAAAAACTACCTTTGAAATATTTTTCTCTGAAGTGTCCATACCAATTGATGTCATCCGGCAGCGTAAATTTTACGAAATTCCATTCTTGACCTTGACATGAGTCAGGCAAGTCAAAGATGACTTCTTCACTTTCTCCGGAAACTGGTATTGTATTTACTTTTTCAAGTTTTGTCATTTAATAAAAGTTTCTTGCTGAGCAGAGAGTTAAAGATAAACAGCAATTTATTTCTGTCGCAAAATCTTCTCCATCTTTCTGCCCTTTGCCAGTTCGTCCACCAGCTTATCCAGATATCTAACCTGTTTTGTCAGCAAATTATCAATTTCCTCAATCCGGTATCCACAGATCACTCCTTTAATTAATTCTGCATTGGGATTAAGGTTGGCCCTTTCAAAGAAGGTTTTGAATGTTGCCTTTTCATCTATTAATTTTTGCAAATCATTTTCACTAAAACCGGTAAGCCATTTTATCACCTGGTGCAGCTCTTCTTTCGTTCTTCCTTTTTTCGCCACTTTTGTAACATAGTGAGGATATACTGCTGCAAATGTCATTTCTGCTATTCGCTTGTTATGTTCCGGTGTAGTTTTCATATTGATTCAATGTTGTAATATAGCTCGTATTTTCTCCTTTAAAGTAACCATATTTCTATAACATTAGAAAAAACAGTTTTTTGTAATGTACAAAAATACACTGGAAAAAAGGAGTTGGGCACGTGTCGTCCTGACATAGGTCAAAAACTTTATGTCCGGCGTTTGTAGGTTTGTACACGATACAAAAACTTTGTGTGAAACGTTTGTAGGTTTGTACACAGCTTGAAAAAATTGTGCTAAAGATTGTATGTTTATACACAAGCCAAAAACTTTGTGCCCGGAATTTGTCATCATGACATTGGTTGAAATCTTTCCGACCGGCATATTTTTTTATACACAGGCCGAAAGTTATCGGTGAAATGAATCGCGTTTTCGTTTAGCCCAAAGCAACATCCAGCAACATCATAGTGGCAAAACCCAACATGGCGCCAATGGTCGATAAATCGGTTTCGTTACCTCTTTGCGATTCCGGAATCAGCTCTTCAACTACCACAAAAATCATTGCACCGGCTGCAAACGAAAGTGCGTAAGGCAAAAGCGGCTCGATGGTTAAAACCAGGTAAGCTCCCAGTACTCCTGCCATCGGCTCAACAATACCCGAAAGTTGTCCGTAGTTAAACGACTTCCATCTCGACAGTCCTTCGCGGCGAAGAGGAATAGAGACTGCTGCTCCCTCGGGGAAGTTTTGAAGCCCGATTCCCATTGCCAAAGCAACCGCTCCGGTTAGAATTCCCATGTCGGGATTATTGGCTAGTGCGCCAAAAGCAACTCCCACCGCCAGTCCTTCAGGTACATTGTGTAAAGTAATGGCCAGCACTAAAAGTATGCTTCGTTGCCAGGTTGTTGGAATCCCCTCGGCCTTATCGATTGACAAACCGAGATGGAGGTGAGGCAAAATCTTGTCAACGATTAACAGAAAAGCACCTCCGGCTAAAAATCCTATTACGGCAGGTTTCCATGGTAATTCGCCTTGTGCTTCAGCCATTTCGATAGCCGGCTTCAGCAGCGACCAAAAGCTTGCTGCAATCATCACGCCTGCCGCAAAACCAAGCATCGAATTCAATACTTTTTTGTTTATCGATTTAAAGAAAAATACCATAGAGGCGCCGGCGGCGGTTAAAAACCAGGTGAAAAGAGTTGCGCCAAGAGCCAGTAATATCGGATTATATTCTAATAATTTTTCCATTTTGATTTTTTATCGAATTGGCTAAAACAAAGCTAACAAAATAATTGTTCAGCGTTTTTATCCGATCCGGCAATAATCAGTGAATTTAGCTTTTTAAAAGATTAGCGTGCGGTCTCACATCCTTTATTTTGTTTGGTGTATAATGCGAAATTCCAAACAGCAAGAATCAACAGGCAGATGGCCATAAAAACACCTGCGATATAGAAATCTGAGGTAGATAAACGAAAAGCCAGTAATAAACTTCCCACTGAAATAATTCCGGCCATTACTGCATAAGCTTTGTTGTTATAATACCAGGCATAAGGGAAAAAGTGTGCTCCGGTAATTATGGCGTAAGTCATCAGAAAATAATCCGGGTGTTTTATCAAAACAAATATCAGAAAGGGGAAATAGAATAATTGGGCAAAATTTAACCACAAACCGAGCGGTTGTAAAGGATTATCCGGAATTTTCCAGCTTGTTTTTAGCAGTTTTGACAAACCAAGGGAGAGCGGTAAAAGAAAACTCCCAATCATAAATGTGAAAATGCTTCGGTCGTATGCCGAAAAGGGAAGTGTCCAGATTACAGCAATTAGGCTCCATATAATTGTTGCTGCAAGAATGAAATCGATTCCGTTTTTTGCTTTTGTGCCCAGTTCGGCTCTTAATGCGTTGAGTTCTGTCTTTGTTACCATGTTGTTTTTTTATGAAATTAGTTGTGAAAATTGCATACGAATAGCTGTATCGTCGTTTTCAACGAGATCGTCAGCTTGTTTTTATGTTGGTTTATTTATTGTTGCAGCAGGTCTTCCCGTAATCTTTTGATTTCGTTTAATGCTTTCATTTCTCGCCGAATTGCAGAACGAATGAAATAGCCGAAAATTAGTGCTGCCAGAATGTACGATAAGTCGATAAGGATAAGTAACCACAGCGAAAACCAGTGACTGAATTCGGGTGTTAGCATATAAAATCCAATGCTGTAAAGTATAATAATTGCGATGGTAACGCTGCCGTGAATATTCTTTCGGAAGTTATAATAGCTAAGAACTGTATCGTTGGTTTTTAGTGCAGCTTCGCTCAAATCAATTCGTTTAGCATAAAAAATACTGGCCAGTTCAATTCCTATCCGCAGCATAATACTGCCACACATTAGTATTTCGCCAATAAAACTTAAGGGATTCTGAAATTTGGCTACCATTTGAAAGTACGCTATCAAACCAAAAACAACCACCACCAGGATGACAATATTGGCCAATTGTGTTCTTGTGGTACTTCGTTTTTTCTGTTCAGCCAATTTAATGATGTCGGACGAATCGGAGATGTTTTTGGCACTTGTTTTCTCCTGTTCCCAGAGTTGTTTTATGTTATTAAATTCAGTTTGCATTGTTCAAACAGTTTTTCAGGTTCTTTTTAATTCTGTGAATTCGCACACGTAAATTTCCCGGGCTAAGACCCATTATCTGCGCAATCTCGTCGTAATCGATCTCGTTAAGTACCATCATAATTATCAGCCTTTCGATTTCGGGTAAAAGCCCAATTGCGGTATACAATTTTGCAATTTCCGATTCCAATGGTTGCGAATCGTCGGTGTGGTTTTGC comes from uncultured Draconibacterium sp. and encodes:
- a CDS encoding glycoside hydrolase family 2 TIM barrel-domain containing protein; the encoded protein is MKKLLTLVLVLFTSTLFAQNNIWEDPAYIAKNKLPGRATSYSYKSADDALKCDRQTSRMISLNGTWKFNFVEKSEDRPLDFYKQDVSGWNDIEVPSNWEMEGYGTLIYVNAGYPFRPQLPAEVEKDPIAWYKKNYDVPEGLSMEELYRRFYTDVASKVVPNPPYITRDNPVGSYVRSFTIPEDWNDKKIVLHFGGVSSAMFVYVNEQKVGYSQDSRLPAEFDITEFVKPGENKVAVQVFRWCDGSYLEDQDHWRMSGIHREVMVMAQPKVAIEDFFVRTRLDANYQDALLQIRPTLTRGSDVDTKGWTLEAELYCPQNNKVLTEPITKDVNDIIYEGYPQRDNVYFGLLEEKITSPELWSAEKPTLYTVVLSLKDAEGNVVESRSAKIGFREIETKNGQLYVNGKSIKLYGVNRHDHDHLRGKSVTHEDMENDVLLMKRFNFNAVRTSHYPNDPYFYDMCDKYGLYVLDEANIETHGLMGYLTNQSEWHMAFQDRVVRMVERDKNHPSIIGWSLGNESGSGPNHAGAAGWVKDFDPTRFIHYEGAQGQAEHPDYTAYGSEEFRKKGRTANPTDPLYVDVISRMYANLEDLEALAKSPYISRPIMECEYAHAMGNSLGNFQEYWDLMHSYPNLIGGFIWDWIDQGVLTTDENGKEFFAYGGDFGDMPNDNNFCMNGVIASDRTPKPQTWEAKYVMQPLQITAVDLEKGLVRVLSRFNFANLNEYNVSWTLSEDATEIQSGILDGLSLNPGASKVVEIPFETIKPKANVEYWLRISVQLKEDKNWAEAGHELAKQQFKLPVETVALTKKENKMANPEFSETDDLISVTGKGFKVEISKTTGLIVSYQKGSEQLVTSELKPYFWRPLTDNDERGWRAQQRIPIWKDLPGMLSVNAMNADASSANIYVELGYEELSLKLNYSFANDGTVDVKFDLSIPEEMPEPIRIGMSMGVSTSLQQMSFYGKGPFENYSDRNGGADVAIYKGNVDDFYYNYTKPQESSNHTCVRWLALTSNNSGMMVLGETPLQTSVWPYTAENIYEAQHPTELEKADALTVNISHNMAGVGGNDSWSINARPIEKYRLLEKAYSYEFKLVPLSNVKDLQQVYRTTK
- a CDS encoding four helix bundle protein codes for the protein MTNQNWLDYKVQIRDRLKQFALKILELSEMLPTSERGRVLNRQLIRSGTSVYANYRAALRGRSKAEFFSKLSIVVEEADETEMWLDLIISSGILTTLFINDLHKESIELLKILASMRKRLSR
- a CDS encoding ZIP family metal transporter translates to MEKLLEYNPILLALGATLFTWFLTAAGASMVFFFKSINKKVLNSMLGFAAGVMIAASFWSLLKPAIEMAEAQGELPWKPAVIGFLAGGAFLLIVDKILPHLHLGLSIDKAEGIPTTWQRSILLVLAITLHNVPEGLAVGVAFGALANNPDMGILTGAVALAMGIGLQNFPEGAAVSIPLRREGLSRWKSFNYGQLSGIVEPMAGVLGAYLVLTIEPLLPYALSFAAGAMIFVVVEELIPESQRGNETDLSTIGAMLGFATMMLLDVALG
- a CDS encoding DUF2284 domain-containing protein: MTNKNQIEALLEKQELTDYKWIDPKEIVVAQWVRVKCYFGCSDYGLGSCPPNTPSVSECERFFSEYKSALIIKLNKFADKDAYPSDWSREMTNKLLGIERAVFLMNYPKVFLLNQTCCTLCNDCSGNRLDCHDKRNARPSPESFAVDVYQTVQNAGMEINVVANNPGDMNRIAILLIK
- a CDS encoding FprA family A-type flavoprotein, which codes for MLQVNLAEDIYYLGFNDRRTHLFENIWPIPHGVSYNSYLIVDEKIALVDTVERAFIDDYLDAIEEIIGEREVDYLIINHMEPDHSGALKAIVHRYPNITLVGNKKTFGFVESYYMKPVNVHMVHDDHVLDLGKHKLQFQMIPMVHWPETMVTYEETNQILFSGDAFGSYGTMDGGIFDDEINLDFYEVEVMRYFTNIVGKYCPHTQRAIKKLAGIDIKMIAATHGPIWRSDLDWILKRYNKWSSYDLDRGVVIVYGSMYGNTKKMAETIARQIAVRGIKNIRVYDASKTHSSYIINDIFKYKGFIVGSAAYNNAMFPNVETLLTTIEHMAPKDHLLGIFGNYSWNGGGVKNLKTFAEKIKWDMVYEPIEEKGNMKVQTQEELIKLADAMADKLLEMPAPEKM
- a CDS encoding DUF2200 domain-containing protein; its protein translation is MKTTPEHNKRIAEMTFAAVYPHYVTKVAKKGRTKEELHQVIKWLTGFSENDLQKLIDEKATFKTFFERANLNPNAELIKGVICGYRIEEIDNLLTKQVRYLDKLVDELAKGRKMEKILRQK
- the mltG gene encoding endolytic transglycosylase MltG; translation: MSIDQKSRAMTFPRVGKFIIIFFAIAFILVGARGYQLYRYIFEENVKIDYVILVTEDDDIKSISEKLETNEVLTNMKAFKWVAKKKKYADYMRPGRYELKKGMNTNELVNMLRSGAQSPVDITFNNVRFKEELAGKVSKYIKADSTSILSLFSNEQQIRDWGFTDENFRAMFIPNTYEMYWTTSAEEFAERMKTEYDRFWNDTRTKQAAKMGLTPQQVVTLASIVQSETIKPDELKTVAGLYINRLNKGIALQADPTIKYAVGDYSIKRVLNKHLEIDSPYNTYKYAGLPPGPICFPEITSIDAVLNYEDHNYLYMCAREDFSGYHNFARTLSQHNRNAKKYRDALNERRIFK